One window of the Prunus dulcis unplaced genomic scaffold, ALMONDv2, whole genome shotgun sequence genome contains the following:
- the LOC117612511 gene encoding uncharacterized protein LOC117612511 — MIDLVLCEIKVYDSKVSLIPDEILKEELAPLSITIPNLLNTIDFYEEGVYANNCSRDWWCPWPIERVDVPQQSNQGDCGMFVLKYIELLSAEIPLATCTSQNMPFFRLKLAAEITRGDAYMP, encoded by the exons ATGATTGATCTGGTTTTGTGTGAAATCAAAGTGTACGATTCAAAGGTTTCACTTATTCCAGATGAGATCTTAAAGGAAGAACTCGCCCCGCTTTCAATTACGATTCCAAATCTTCTCAACACCATCGACTTTTATGAAGAAGGTGTTTACGCAAACAATTGCAGCCGAGATTGGTGGTGTCCGTGGCCAATAGAACGTGTGGATGTTCCACAACAGTCTAATCA AGGCGATTGTGGCATGTTCGTGTTGAAGTACATTGAGCTTTTGAGCGCTGAGATTCCGTTAGCTACTTGCACCTCGCAGAACATGCCCTTTTTTCGGTTGAAATTGGCTGCAGAGATAACACGGGGAGATGCTTACATGCCATGA
- the LOC117612510 gene encoding uncharacterized protein LOC117612510 — MNSKHFTTLGGKRRKHLHLDMPQAFIPELAWFKVMLYVATQSSEDLFRMASVCPLFHTLANTPQVWNTISMAKYPDHPSWYHANPAVQHFLQQCRACDNPESIFREAFEVFFRQGNVEALYGMRIAATAGHMEAAYLVGLLGMSEIGQSKKDALEFLCSLNQRNNIDMKGTRDALRRRLSRVFSVARHIVDMFYYGKIKFNHCSACNNNEWCFVIQGWPTEEKINPAFWTCCNRCKWHRESIFWFKVMREYVVRGNPYPFN; from the coding sequence ATGAATTCAAAACATTTCACTACACtcggaggaaagagaaggaagcatCTCCATTTGGATATGCCCCAAGCCTTCATCCCGGAGTTAGCTTGGTTTAAAGTGATGTTATACGTGGCAACCCAATCATCGGAAGATCTCTTCCGTATGGCATCTGTGTGCCCATTGTTCCATACTTTGGCAAACACTCCACAAGTGTGGAACACCATTTCAATGGCAAAGTACCCAGACCATCCTAGCTGGTACCATGCCAATCCTGCGGTCCAGCATTTCTTGCAACAATGCAGGGCTTGCGATAACCCTGAGTCGATATTTAGAGAAGCATTCGAAGTTTTTTTCAGGCAGGGTAACGTGGAAGCGTTGTATGGGATGCGCATTGCAGCCACGGCAGGCCATATGGAAGCGGCATATCTAGTTGGACTACTTGGCATGTCCGAAATTGGTCAGTCAAAAAAGGATGCATTAGAATTCTTGTGTTCTTTGAATCAACGTAACAACATTGATATGAAAGGAACCAGGGATGCTTTGAGACGAAGATTAAGCCGAGTTTTCTCTGTTGCAAGACATATCGTAGATATGTTTTACTATGGGAAGATTAAGTTCAATCACTGCAGCGCTTGTAACAACAATGAATGGTGTTTTGTTATTCAAGGCTGGCCTACTGAAGAAAAGATAAATCCTGCCTTCTGGACTTGTTGCAATCGATGCAAATGGCACCGTGAGagtattttttggttcaaGGTGATGCGTGAGTATGTTGTGCGAGGGAATCCATACCCTTTTAATTAG